DNA sequence from the Parafrankia discariae genome:
GGACGTAGAGCAAGGTCGGGTTCAGGGGACGTTCGGCTTGGAGGGGGCGCCAGGTGCAGGACAACACTCGCTCCGCCGGCCGTACCCGGCCGCGGAACGTACTCGTGACCGGCGGGTCGAGCGGGATCGGCCGGGCCACCGTGCGCCAGTTCGCCCGGCACGGCGACACCGTCTGGTTCACCTACGCGTCCGGCCGGGAGCGTGCCGCCGCCCTCCTGGCCGAAACAGGGCGGGAGAACGGCGCCGACCTCCGTGCCTTCGAATTCCGCCAGGGTGACCGGGAAAGTCACCGGAACCTGGCAGAAGCTCTTCCCGGGCCGGTCGACATCCTCGTCAACAATGCCGCCGTCGGTACCCGGACGATAACCCGGTACGTCGCCGATCCCGAGGCTCGCGACGAGGCTTTCCTGCGCATCAACTGCCTCGGGCCGCTCTGGCTCGCCCGGCAGTTCCTGCCGGCGATGACGGAACGCGGCTACGGAAAAATCATCAACATCTCCAGTGTGGGCGGCGGGGTGACGCAGTTCCCTGGTTTCGACATCGCGGACGGCATCAGCAAGGCCGCGCTCGCCTACCTGACCCGCCATCTGGCCGCCGAGCTCGCCCACTCCCCCGTCGACGTGATGGCGCTCTGCCCCGGCGCGGTGGACACCACGATGCTGCGGGAGAGCACGCTGGACCCGCTTCCCCCGGACGCGCGCGCCGCGCTGGAGGCCGGGCTGCCGAAGGGACGACTGATCCGGCCCGAGGAGGTCGCGGCCGCCGTCTGGTGGCTGTGCCAGGACGAGTCCCGGCTGCTGCACGGCTCGGTCCTGGACGCCTCGATGGGGCTGGGCGTGCATCCCGGCCTGCTCACCGGCCGGGAGAGCGGCCGGGAGGTGACCGGCTGATGGTGTCCCGGCGCGCGGCGGCGCTCACGGCCCGGCCGCCGGCGATAGCCGCCGCCCATTTCCGCGCGCAGGCCGACCCCTACCACCCGCGGCGGCGGCCCGGCGGCTACCTCAACCTCGGCACCGCGGAGAACCGGTTGGTGTGGGATCTGCTCCGCCCCCGACTGGCCGCGCGCCGCCCGCCGGGCCCCGCCGACACCCAGTACGCGCCGCTGCACGGGGCGGCCGACTTCCGCGCGGCGCTCGCCGGTTTCCTGGGCGGCGTCTGCCGGACGGAGCTCGACCCCGACCATCTCGTCGTCGTCAGCGGGGTGAGCGCCGCGCTCGACGTCATCGCCTCGGTCCTGTGCGACCCGGGCGATGTGATCATCGTTCCGGCGCCCTACTACGGCTCGTTCGACGTCGACCTCACCGGCCGGTCCGGGGCCCGCCTGCTGCCGGTGCCGGTGCGACCCGGGCAGGCCGGTGCGGCCGGTCCGGCCGGGCAGGCCGGGCAGGCCGGGCAGGCCGGGCAGGCCGGGCAGGCCGACGGCACCGGGGCGGGCGACGACACCGGAGCTGGCGGCGGGATCGCCCGGGCGATCGACCGCGCGCTGGCCGACGCGCGGCGCCGCGGTGTCACCGTCCGCGCGGTCGCGCTGGCCTCGCCCGGCAATCCGGTCGGTCACGTGTACGGTGCGCCGCAGCTACGCGCCCTCTGCGAGGTCGCCGCCGGGTACGGGGTGGACGTCATCGCCGACGAGATCTACGCGAACTCGGTGTTCGGGCCCGCGCCGTTCGTGAGCGTCCTGGACCCGCGGGTGGACGCCGCCGGTGCCGGTACCCGCGCCCATCTGCTGTGGGGCTTCGCGAAGGACTTCGGGCTGCCCGGGTTCAAGGTCGGCGTGCTGCACTGCCCGGACCCGGAGATCCGGGCCGCGGCGCGCGCGTTCGCCTACTTCGCGCCGACCTCGACCGACACTCAGGCCGTGCTGCGGGACCTGCTCGGCGACACCGGGTGGGTCACCGGCTTCCTCGCCGAGAGCCGCCGACGGCTCGGTACCTCCTACACCCGGGCGACCGGGATGCTCACCGCGGCCGGCATCCCGTTCGTGCCCGTGGCGGCCGGGTTCTCCGTGTGGGCCGACCTGCGGGCGTGGTTGGCCGCGCCGACGTTCGCCGCCGAGCACGCGCTGTGGGAGCGGATCTTCGAGGAGCTGCGGGTGAACATCCTGCCGGGGCAGGCGTTCACCGCCCCCGAACCCGGCTGGTTCCGGATCTGCCACGCCACCGACCGGGCCGTCGTCGCCGAGGGGCTGCGGCGGATCGGTGGCCTGCCGCGGGCCGCCGGGCCCGGCCCGGCGGCGACCCCCGTCGCCACCGTGGCGGGCAGCGCCGGGCTCAGGAGGGACTGACATGCCAGGCGAACCCGCCGCGTCGACCGAACCCGCTCTGCCGGCCGGGCCCACCGCGTCGGCCGAACCCACCGCCTCGCCCGGCGGGAGCGCGTTCGGCTCCTGGTACTCCGCCGCCGGGGTCCGCGGCGGCGCCCGCCAGTTCTTCGGCCCGGAGATGGAGCGTGGCCGGGTCTTCTTCCCGGCGGAGCTCGTCCCCCACCTGTCCCACGAGGCGGTCCGGGCGCTGCCGCCGGCCCGGGTCCGCGAGCTGACCGTCCGGCATCTCTACCAGTTCCTCCTCTCCGCGACCCACCTGGAGACCCGGGTCGTCAACCGCGGGGCGGAGCGCATCGCCGCCAACCAGGCGGGCGTCGACCTGCCCACCGCGGGCCGGCTGGACGCGTACAAGATCTACTGCGACGAGGGCTACCACTCGCTCTACAGCCTCGACCTGGCCGACCAGATCGCCATCGCGACCGGCATCCCGATCCCCGGGTGCGACTACGGCGCCTTCGTCGGGGAGCTCGCCCGGACCGGCCGCGACCTGCTGCCCGGCGAGCCGGTGCTGGCCCAGCTCCTCCAGGTGATCGTCTTCGAGACCCTGATCACGGCCGTGCTCAACGAGGTCCCGAACGACCCGACCGTCGTCACGGCGGTGCGCGAGCTCACCCGGGACCACGCCCGCGACGAGGGCCGGCACCACCGCTTCTTCACCGGCTTCTTCCACGTCCTGTGGGCGCAGTTGAGCGGGTCGCTGCGGATCCGCGTCGGCGCCGCCGTCCCCGGCCTGGTCCTCGCCTGCCTGGCGGTGGACGTCGGGCCGATCCGCGTCTCGCTGCGACTCGCCGGGCTGGACGGCGCCGCCGCCGACGCCGTCGTCCGGGACGTCTACGGCGGGGCGGCCGCGACCCGCCGGAGCCGCGAGCTGGCCCGGGCGACGGTGCAGATGTGCGAGTCCGCCGGCGTGCTCGACCTCCCCGGGGCCCGGGAGCACTTCGCCACCCACGGGCTGGGGTGAGGCGCGCCGTGCCCGCTCCCGAGACCGACGGCGAGCCGCTCACCTACGCGACCTATCTGCGCCTCACCCAGCTCCTCGACCAGCAGCGGTGCCGAAGCTCACCCACCGCCCACGACGAGCTGCTGTTCATCACGATCCACCAGGTGTACGAGCTCTGGTTCAAGGTGCTGCTGTTCGAGCTCGCCGACGCGCGGGACCGCATGCTCCGCGGCGACGCCCGCGGAGCCGGGCTCCGACTGCGCCGGTGCCAGGAGATCGAACGGGTGCTGGTCGGGCAGATCGAGGTGGTCGACACGATGAGCCCGCGCGGCTTCCTGCAGTTCCGCGGGGTCCTCGGGACGTCCAGCGGCTTCCAGTCGGCGCAGTTCCGCGAGATCGAGTTCCTCTCCGGCACCCCCGACGACGGCTGGCTCGCCCGGGCGGGCTGGCTCAGCTCCGACGACCGGGCGCAGCTGTGCCGCCGCCTGGCCGAACCCGACCTGTGGGACGCCTTCCTCACCCTCGTCGGTGGCACCGGGTTCGCCGTGGCCACCGAACACCAGCGCGCGGCCGCCCTCGCCGAGATCGCCGGCGGGGACGAGTCGGCCGGCCGGAACGGGGGGCACGGTGAGCTGTGGGACCTCTCGGAGGCGCTGCTCAGCCACGACCAGATGTGGTCCGCCTGGCGCGCCCGGCACCTCACGGCGGTGGTGCGCCAGCTCGGGGAGAAGCCGGGCACCGGCGGGAGCGCGGGCGCCGGCTACCTGCGGGCGCGGGTCGATCTGAGGTTCTATCCGGAGCTGTGGGCCGCGCGGAGCCTGCTCGCCGCCGACGACGAGCCGCGGGAGACGGCCCCCGGGGCGGGGCGGCGGTGAGCGGCGCGCCCGGCCGGCGGACGTGGGAGAACGACCGGGAGCTGCGCGACCGCGCGTACTCGCCCAGCCTGACCGTGCCGGACATGGCCGGCTTCCTGCGGGAGTACGCCGCCAGGTCCGACGCGGCGCGGCGGAGCATCGCCTGGCGGGAGATCGCCTACGGGCCGACCGCCGCCGAGACCCTGCACCTGTTCCCGGCCCGGCGGGACCACGCCCCGTTGCAGGTCTTCGTCCACGGCGGCTACTGGCAGGAGCTGAGCCGGTGGGAGTCGTCGTTCGCCGCGCCGGACTTCGTCGCCCGCGGCGCGGCGTTCGCCGCGCTCGGCTACGGGCTCGCCCCCGCGCACCGGCTCGACGAGATCGTCGCCCAGGTCCGCCGAGGCGTCCACTGGCTGTTCCGGCATGCCGGCGAGCTGGGTGTCGATCCCACCCGCGTCTTCCTGAGCGGCTCGTCCGCCGGAGCCCACCTGGTCGCGATGTGCCTGCTCGACGGCTGGCTGCCGGCCCCGCTGCGCCCACGGGACGTCATCCGCGGCGCGACCCTGCTCAGCGGGATCTACGACCTCGAGCCGCTGCGGGACACCTACGTCGGGGAGGCCATCGGGCTCACCGCCGCCGAGGCCGCCCGCAACAGCCCGCTGCGCCGGGCGGGCAGCCGGCTCCCGCCGCTGGTCGTCGCGCGCGGCGAGCGGGAGACGGTGGCCTTCGCCGCCCAGCACAGCGCCTTCACCACCTCCCTGGCCGGGACGGGCACCCCGGTGACCGCGCTGGTGGCCGCGGGCCGGCACCACTTCGACCTGCCCTTCGACCTCGGCGACCCGGCCACCCTCCTCGGCCGGGCGACGCTGACGCGGATGGGCCTGGCCGTTCGCCTCCCGGCGGACGGGCGATAGCCCGACACCCCGGGGGCCGGCGACTCCCCGCCCCCGGCCGACCGGCCGGAAGTGGCGGTCACGCACCGTCACCCGCCCCGTCCCACCAGGCCGGGTCCGGCTTCGTGAGCAGGACAGACGTCCCGCCGGCGGGCCGCGGACGCGCGTCGGCGGGAACTCTCCGCAAACGGGGCGCCCGGGATCAACGGGTAATCTCGGGACGATCCGGCATCAGGCCGGCTCACGATCATGGCCGGTCAAGGAGGGATCAACGGTGGCGGAAGAGGTTGGCCCGGAGTTCGGTCCGCTGGCGGTACTGGCCGGCGAGTGGGAGGGCGACCAGGGGGTGGACGTCGCCTTCGGGAACACCGAGGGCTCGATGATCACGACCCCGTTCCGCGAGCGGGTCACCCTCAAGCCGTTCGGCCCGGTGGACAACGGCACGCAGCATCTCTACGGCCTGGACTACCACATGGCCGCCTGGCGGTTCGGTGAGGAGAAGCCGTTCCACACCGAGATCGGCTACTGGCTGTGGGACGCCGAGCTCGGGCACGTGATGCGCTGCTTCATGGTTCCCCGCGGCCAGGTGCTGATCGCCGGCGGCATCGTCGCGCCGGACGCGACCAGCTACACGCTGCGCGCGGAGGTCGGCTCGACGGAGTACGGCATCCTGTCCAACCCCTACCTGGCGCGCGCCGCGAACACGACGCTCTACGAGGTGACCATCTCCGTCGCCCCGGACGGCAGCTTCACCTACGACTCCACCACCACGATCGACCATGCGCGGGTGTCCGAACCGGTCGCCCACACCGACCACAACGTGCTGCGCCGGCTGCCCGAGGCGTAGCCGGGGCCGCCATCGCGCCCAGGCCCACCGACCACCCGCGCACACCCCCACGAACGCTCACCCCCACAACCGCACACCGCCGAGCGCCGGACTTTCCAGTCCGGCGCTCGCGCGTGCGCCGGTCCTTCCGCGCGCGGCCCCGCCCGGCCCTCCACCCGAACCGCTGGTGGCCTCGACGTCGGGCGCGACGTGAACCGGCGCGCACCACAAACAAGGCACCCCGACAAGGAATCCCGCCGGGAAACCAGGAGCCCTGTTCTCGAAGAAGCCGGCGAACCGGGCACACATCTTTCTATTGACATGTGAGCCGTTACTAACGATGCTGGGTGACGCCCGGAACGGGGCATTTCGGGTGCCCCGCCCGCTCTGAGCACGACCGTACGCGTAACCAGAGCAGCTGAATTTCCGCCCGCAGCGGACACCCCTCGGCAATTGCCCCTGCCCGCGTCCGCCCGGATTTCGTGACTTACGTCGGCGCACCCCAGCCGGCCGGTGGACCTCCCGTCCACCCGCGTGCGGCCGAAGGACGCGCACCCTGCCCGCGATTCAACTCTGGAGTCCACCATGCCCGAAAACACGCCCGACACCGTCGAATCCACCCCCGGCCTCAACCGCCGGCACTTAATCGGCACGGCGGCCATCGGTGCCGCCGCGATCGGCGGTTTCACCGCGGGGCCGGGGGCCGTCCGGGCCCGGGCCGCCACCCCCGTGCCGGCCACGGTGCAGCGGGAGCGCGCCGTGGTCATCGGCAGCGGCTTCGGCGGCGGCGTGACCGCGTTGCGGCTGGCCCAGGTCGGCGTGTCGACGCTGGTCCTGGAGCGCGGACTGCGCTGGCCCACCGGGCCGAACGCCACGACGTTCTGCCGCTTCGCCAACATCGACAACCGCTCCGCCTGGCTGACCGACCACGCCACGGTCGGCGGCGTGGTGAAGACGTGGGAGCCCTACACCGGGGTGATCGAGAGCATTCCCGGCAACGGAATCACGGTGAACTGCGGAGCGGCCGTCGGCGGCGGCTCGCTGATGTACCACGGTATGACGCTGAAACCGTCGAAGGCGAACTTCGCCGCGTCGATTCCGGTGGCCGCGAACCTCTACGACGAGCTCAACCTGTGGGCGTATCCACTGGTGGCCAGCATGCTGGGTGTCTCCACGATTCCGGCCGACATCCTGAACTCCGACCCGTACAAGTCCTCCCGGGTCTTCCGGGACGTGGCACCGGGCGCGGGCCTGGAGCCGTTCCAGGTTCCGCTGCCGATCGACTGGCAGTACGTGCGCGGCGAACTGAACG
Encoded proteins:
- a CDS encoding diiron oxygenase, which produces MPGEPAASTEPALPAGPTASAEPTASPGGSAFGSWYSAAGVRGGARQFFGPEMERGRVFFPAELVPHLSHEAVRALPPARVRELTVRHLYQFLLSATHLETRVVNRGAERIAANQAGVDLPTAGRLDAYKIYCDEGYHSLYSLDLADQIAIATGIPIPGCDYGAFVGELARTGRDLLPGEPVLAQLLQVIVFETLITAVLNEVPNDPTVVTAVRELTRDHARDEGRHHRFFTGFFHVLWAQLSGSLRIRVGAAVPGLVLACLAVDVGPIRVSLRLAGLDGAAADAVVRDVYGGAAATRRSRELARATVQMCESAGVLDLPGAREHFATHGLG
- a CDS encoding tryptophan 2,3-dioxygenase family protein, coding for MPAPETDGEPLTYATYLRLTQLLDQQRCRSSPTAHDELLFITIHQVYELWFKVLLFELADARDRMLRGDARGAGLRLRRCQEIERVLVGQIEVVDTMSPRGFLQFRGVLGTSSGFQSAQFREIEFLSGTPDDGWLARAGWLSSDDRAQLCRRLAEPDLWDAFLTLVGGTGFAVATEHQRAAALAEIAGGDESAGRNGGHGELWDLSEALLSHDQMWSAWRARHLTAVVRQLGEKPGTGGSAGAGYLRARVDLRFYPELWAARSLLAADDEPRETAPGAGRR
- a CDS encoding SDR family NAD(P)-dependent oxidoreductase — translated: MQDNTRSAGRTRPRNVLVTGGSSGIGRATVRQFARHGDTVWFTYASGRERAAALLAETGRENGADLRAFEFRQGDRESHRNLAEALPGPVDILVNNAAVGTRTITRYVADPEARDEAFLRINCLGPLWLARQFLPAMTERGYGKIINISSVGGGVTQFPGFDIADGISKAALAYLTRHLAAELAHSPVDVMALCPGAVDTTMLRESTLDPLPPDARAALEAGLPKGRLIRPEEVAAAVWWLCQDESRLLHGSVLDASMGLGVHPGLLTGRESGREVTG
- a CDS encoding aminotransferase class I/II-fold pyridoxal phosphate-dependent enzyme, producing the protein MVSRRAAALTARPPAIAAAHFRAQADPYHPRRRPGGYLNLGTAENRLVWDLLRPRLAARRPPGPADTQYAPLHGAADFRAALAGFLGGVCRTELDPDHLVVVSGVSAALDVIASVLCDPGDVIIVPAPYYGSFDVDLTGRSGARLLPVPVRPGQAGAAGPAGQAGQAGQAGQAGQADGTGAGDDTGAGGGIARAIDRALADARRRGVTVRAVALASPGNPVGHVYGAPQLRALCEVAAGYGVDVIADEIYANSVFGPAPFVSVLDPRVDAAGAGTRAHLLWGFAKDFGLPGFKVGVLHCPDPEIRAAARAFAYFAPTSTDTQAVLRDLLGDTGWVTGFLAESRRRLGTSYTRATGMLTAAGIPFVPVAAGFSVWADLRAWLAAPTFAAEHALWERIFEELRVNILPGQAFTAPEPGWFRICHATDRAVVAEGLRRIGGLPRAAGPGPAATPVATVAGSAGLRRD
- a CDS encoding heme-binding beta-barrel domain-containing protein, producing the protein MAEEVGPEFGPLAVLAGEWEGDQGVDVAFGNTEGSMITTPFRERVTLKPFGPVDNGTQHLYGLDYHMAAWRFGEEKPFHTEIGYWLWDAELGHVMRCFMVPRGQVLIAGGIVAPDATSYTLRAEVGSTEYGILSNPYLARAANTTLYEVTISVAPDGSFTYDSTTTIDHARVSEPVAHTDHNVLRRLPEA
- a CDS encoding alpha/beta hydrolase, with protein sequence MSGAPGRRTWENDRELRDRAYSPSLTVPDMAGFLREYAARSDAARRSIAWREIAYGPTAAETLHLFPARRDHAPLQVFVHGGYWQELSRWESSFAAPDFVARGAAFAALGYGLAPAHRLDEIVAQVRRGVHWLFRHAGELGVDPTRVFLSGSSAGAHLVAMCLLDGWLPAPLRPRDVIRGATLLSGIYDLEPLRDTYVGEAIGLTAAEAARNSPLRRAGSRLPPLVVARGERETVAFAAQHSAFTTSLAGTGTPVTALVAAGRHHFDLPFDLGDPATLLGRATLTRMGLAVRLPADGR